The Dysgonomonadaceae bacterium PH5-43 genomic sequence GCCGTTTCAGGTCGAGTAAATTCTATGGCGGCATCAGCCGATAAAAACTCAGGAGAATCGAAATCTTCTTGATTATTGATGTCTATTATAGCAACGATGTTGTGTTTTCTGTCTAAGGCAATTTTCTCAATTTCCTTGCCCATTTTACCATAGCCTATTAAAGCAATTTTCATTTTTCTTGTATCTTTAATCTCAATTAATGTGCAAATATAAGAATAATAGGTTAATTGAACGAAAGATATGGCATTAGTTTTTTCAAATCCTCTTCCGGAAACTCTTCTAAAAGAATTAAGTCGTTTATGCTTTCAAGTTTTGAAGTTTTGTTTCTAAGTTCTACTATTGCCTTAGCTTTGTAAAAGTTTATATATGGGTGAGATTTGAGTTTGTCTAAAGAAAGAGTGTTAACGTTTATTTTAGTGATTTTATCATCGTCTATATCAATGAAAGGGATTATCTTTTCATAAAGTTCTTCATACATTCCATATATTTCTTGAAGTTGCTTGTGAGAATGATAACCTCCAAGTAATTGTCGGTAACCCACAATTCTTTTAGCAAAGGAAGAACCTATGCCGGGTATTTTTTTTAGATCGGTTGTGTCGGCAGTATTAATCTCTATTGTTTGTCCTTCTTTTAGTTTTTCTATTTTAGTATAATTGCTTGGGGCGAACTTATAGGTAGTGTCTTTTTGTTGAACGTAATAAGTTTTCTTTTCCTGTGTTTTAGGTTTTGTATGTGTGTAAGATTGCGTTTTTATTGGTGTTTGTTGCACTATTAAAGTTTCAGGATTTTGTATTTCTGTTTCGTTATGCGTTTCAACAATTAAAGTTTTGTCGCCTTTCGGTTTGAAAATGTATTTACCCAGTAATATTCCTGCAAGAAAAATAATAAGAATTAGAATGCCTTGTCGCTCTCGTTTAGAAAAATAGAAAAAATCTCGCCACATAGTTATAGGTGTTTGCGTTGCAATTAATAATTTTGATTGAGCAGGCAAAG encodes the following:
- a CDS encoding competence protein ComEA (product_source=KO:K02237; cath_funfam=1.10.150.280; cog=COG1555; ko=KO:K02237; pfam=PF12836; smart=SM00278; superfamily=47781; tigrfam=TIGR00426; transmembrane_helix_parts=Outside_1_14,TMhelix_15_33,Inside_34_239): MWRDFFYFSKRERQGILILIIFLAGILLGKYIFKPKGDKTLIVETHNETEIQNPETLIVQQTPIKTQSYTHTKPKTQEKKTYYVQQKDTTYKFAPSNYTKIEKLKEGQTIEINTADTTDLKKIPGIGSSFAKRIVGYRQLLGGYHSHKQLQEIYGMYEELYEKIIPFIDIDDDKITKINVNTLSLDKLKSHPYINFYKAKAIVELRNKTSKLESINDLILLEEFPEEDLKKLMPYLSFN